The following are encoded in a window of Planctomycetaceae bacterium genomic DNA:
- the trxA gene encoding thioredoxin, which translates to MAGNMIELTDATFDSIVHGDTPVLVDFWAPWCGPCKMLAPVIEEIANEYAGKAKICKLNTDEHHEAAVEFGISAIPTVILFNNGEMVKKWVGLAKKSDITDAIDEHLS; encoded by the coding sequence ATGGCCGGAAATATGATTGAACTTACAGATGCTACCTTTGACAGTATAGTACATGGCGATACACCGGTTCTCGTTGATTTTTGGGCGCCTTGGTGTGGTCCGTGCAAAATGCTTGCTCCTGTGATTGAAGAAATCGCAAACGAATACGCAGGCAAAGCGAAAATCTGCAAACTTAATACTGACGAGCATCACGAAGCGGCCGTTGAGTTCGGCATTAGCGCCATTCCTACGGTTATTTTGTTTAATAACGGCGAAATGGTAAAAAAATGGGTCGGTTTGGCTAAGAAGTCTGACATTACAGACGCGATAGACGAACATCTGTCGTAG
- a CDS encoding M15 family metallopeptidase, with translation MSKLLCCVFVFSFLFVGLAFAELNLDGLSPSDVNQVKTVLGELEPLIRERDEKHNLASLAFSELYAPLTESQKIFLKQFETLDANAISVKIPYLGIAQGNEEFVIITGQKIKIKGEPYILPPQFLPKDVNESYTKMMDAMQKEIGKRLYVESAYRSSAYQLYLFVFYLSNHDYSIRETVKYVALPGYSEHGCPRRQALDFINEDGINGDGCPEKFEVLPEYVWLMKNAQRFNFILSYPKDSSAGITYEPWHWRIKEKNSTQTNQQ, from the coding sequence ATGTCAAAGTTACTTTGTTGTGTTTTTGTTTTTTCATTTTTGTTTGTCGGCCTTGCCTTTGCCGAGTTGAATCTTGACGGTCTTTCCCCGTCCGATGTCAATCAGGTTAAAACTGTTCTCGGCGAACTTGAGCCTCTAATCAGAGAGAGAGACGAAAAACATAATCTTGCTTCGCTTGCATTTAGTGAGCTTTACGCTCCGCTTACCGAAAGCCAGAAAATATTCCTCAAACAATTTGAAACTCTTGACGCTAATGCAATATCGGTCAAAATTCCATACCTTGGAATCGCACAGGGTAATGAGGAATTCGTTATCATCACAGGGCAGAAAATTAAAATCAAAGGCGAACCATATATTTTGCCGCCGCAATTTCTGCCGAAAGATGTAAACGAAAGCTATACAAAAATGATGGATGCGATGCAAAAGGAAATCGGCAAACGTCTTTATGTCGAATCCGCATATCGCAGCAGCGCATACCAGTTATACCTGTTTGTATTTTATCTCTCAAACCATGATTACTCTATTCGTGAAACCGTAAAATATGTTGCGTTGCCGGGCTACAGTGAACATGGCTGCCCGCGCAGACAGGCACTCGACTTCATCAACGAAGACGGCATTAATGGCGACGGCTGCCCTGAAAAGTTCGAGGTACTTCCGGAATATGTCTGGCTGATGAAAAACGCACAAAGATTTAATTTTATTCTCTCGTATCCGAAAGATTCCAGTGCAGGTATTACTTACGAACCGTGGCACTGGCGGATTAAAGAAAAAAATTCCACCCAAACAAACCAACAATAA
- a CDS encoding protein arginine kinase, translated as MRLTDLSMKISRWFDPVAPLSDIVVSSRIRLARNLAGKKFATRCSDLEKSEILQTLKEVILSLGSLGDIFFIDIEHGTTIERDLLIERQLISRNLAAGTGPRGVVIAQNELFSAQINEEDHLRLCVLAPGLNVEKCWQRINEIDNEIAEKVAYAFSSQYGYLTACPTNLGTGIRVSVMMHLPALKMTDQLKKLFESARDMNLAIRGLFGEGTEAIGDFFQISNQVTLGISEQKIVDDFQNLIIPKIVEYERIARDKLLTGEVNILDDKIARALALLKSAKLISSHEAMFLLSNLRMGINMGRVKEISIETVNELFLLTQPAHLQINKGQSLNPEQRDILRAETLRSKLN; from the coding sequence ATGAGACTAACAGATTTAAGTATGAAAATAAGCAGATGGTTCGACCCTGTCGCACCATTATCGGACATTGTAGTCTCGTCACGAATTCGGCTTGCCCGAAATTTAGCGGGTAAAAAGTTTGCCACACGATGCAGCGATCTGGAAAAAAGTGAAATTCTGCAAACGCTCAAAGAAGTAATTCTTTCGCTCGGCTCACTCGGCGATATTTTCTTTATAGACATCGAACACGGCACAACAATCGAACGCGACCTGCTGATAGAACGGCAGTTAATCAGCCGGAATCTCGCCGCAGGCACCGGCCCGCGCGGAGTTGTAATTGCCCAAAATGAGCTTTTCTCTGCGCAGATAAACGAAGAAGACCATTTGCGTCTTTGTGTTCTTGCTCCCGGCTTGAACGTTGAAAAATGCTGGCAGCGAATAAACGAAATTGATAACGAGATTGCTGAAAAAGTCGCGTATGCGTTCAGTTCACAATACGGCTATCTTACCGCCTGCCCAACGAATCTTGGCACAGGAATCCGCGTTTCGGTAATGATGCACCTGCCTGCGTTGAAGATGACCGACCAGTTGAAAAAACTTTTCGAATCAGCTCGTGATATGAATCTTGCCATTCGCGGTTTGTTCGGCGAAGGCACTGAAGCTATCGGCGATTTCTTCCAGATTTCGAATCAGGTAACACTCGGCATAAGCGAACAGAAGATTGTTGATGATTTTCAGAACTTGATAATTCCGAAAATTGTCGAATATGAAAGAATTGCTCGTGATAAACTTTTGACCGGAGAAGTAAATATCCTCGATGATAAAATTGCCCGCGCACTTGCTCTGCTGAAAAGTGCAAAGCTGATTAGTTCGCACGAAGCCATGTTTCTGTTGAGCAATTTGCGTATGGGTATCAATATGGGCAGGGTAAAGGAAATTTCCATCGAGACAGTCAATGAGTTATTTCTGCTGACCCAGCCGGCTCATCTGCAAATCAACAAAGGCCAATCTCTTAATCCCGAACAGCGTGATATTCTTCGCGCTGAAACTCTCCGTTCAAAACTCAACTAA
- a CDS encoding UvrB/UvrC motif-containing protein, which produces MQCEICKDKTATVHLTEIVDGHRTESHLCQACAQKEGVTVKSQLSLNELLSSLIAAHQQTDGAEAVEKTGKVCDQCGTTMEQFRKQALLGCPNDYKVFEDDLHDVIEKTQDGNSQHIGKVPPSVTGEDTKDKSVIDDLKRRLDAAVKAEDYELAAKLRDQLKALSQA; this is translated from the coding sequence ATGCAATGTGAAATTTGTAAAGATAAGACAGCAACGGTACATCTGACAGAGATAGTTGACGGCCACAGAACGGAAAGCCACCTGTGCCAGGCTTGTGCGCAGAAGGAAGGCGTTACGGTCAAGAGTCAGCTTTCGCTCAATGAGTTGTTAAGTTCTCTCATTGCCGCCCATCAGCAAACCGACGGCGCAGAGGCTGTCGAAAAGACCGGCAAAGTCTGCGACCAGTGCGGTACGACGATGGAGCAGTTCAGAAAACAGGCATTGTTGGGCTGTCCGAACGATTACAAAGTTTTCGAAGATGATTTGCACGACGTTATCGAAAAGACACAGGACGGCAATTCACAGCACATTGGCAAAGTTCCTCCGTCAGTTACCGGCGAGGACACAAAAGACAAGTCCGTAATTGATGATTTGAAGCGCCGGCTCGATGCAGCGGTTAAGGCCGAGGATTACGAGCTTGCGGCAAAATTAAGAGACCAGCTCAAGGCTCTTTCGCAGGCATAG
- a CDS encoding 6-carboxytetrahydropterin synthase → MFTITVSTVFVAGHQLKFTAGAESYHIHDWQAEAAVAGEHLDQNGLLLDFNDLKKTIDEIVSPFSDRALEDFDCFKDMNTSAENVAKYIYDSIKKQLQQGVKLLYVEVTEAPGCKAKYSEKQV, encoded by the coding sequence ATGTTTACCATTACGGTTAGTACTGTTTTTGTTGCGGGCCATCAGCTTAAATTCACGGCCGGTGCCGAATCGTATCACATTCACGACTGGCAGGCCGAGGCCGCTGTCGCCGGCGAGCATCTTGACCAAAACGGTCTGCTTTTGGACTTCAACGACCTGAAAAAGACAATCGACGAAATTGTTTCGCCGTTCAGCGACAGGGCACTGGAGGATTTCGACTGCTTTAAGGATATGAATACTTCGGCTGAAAATGTCGCCAAATATATTTATGACAGTATTAAAAAGCAGCTTCAGCAGGGAGTAAAACTTTTATATGTTGAAGTTACCGAAGCCCCCGGTTGCAAAGCAAAATACAGTGAAAAACAGGTTTAG
- the coaD gene encoding pantetheine-phosphate adenylyltransferase yields the protein MSKKFVRAVFPGSFDPITNGHLDVISRGIKLFDEVIVAVGNSPLKDPLFTLDERVEIIKPLVKDIPCVSVQSYDCLTVEYAASVGATVILRGLRNLTDVQYEFQLAMTNRAVAGIETIFIMTSEQYGFTSSALIRQIASLGGNVANLIPAGVYEKLQKRLTEKNIRG from the coding sequence ATGTCCAAAAAATTTGTTAGAGCTGTTTTTCCCGGCTCATTTGACCCTATTACCAACGGCCATCTCGATGTTATAAGTCGCGGTATTAAGTTATTCGACGAAGTGATAGTCGCGGTCGGCAACAGTCCGTTGAAAGACCCGCTTTTCACGCTTGATGAGCGCGTTGAGATAATAAAACCTCTTGTTAAAGATATTCCCTGCGTTAGTGTCCAGAGTTATGATTGCCTGACGGTCGAGTATGCCGCCAGCGTCGGTGCTACGGTTATTTTGCGTGGTTTGCGAAACCTAACGGACGTGCAGTATGAATTTCAGCTTGCAATGACGAACCGAGCGGTTGCCGGCATTGAGACGATTTTTATTATGACCAGCGAACAGTACGGCTTTACAAGTTCTGCGCTCATCAGACAGATCGCTTCGCTTGGCGGCAACGTCGCGAATCTGATTCCCGCAGGCGTTTATGAAAAATTGCAGAAAAGACTGACTGAAAAAAATATCAGAGGGTAA
- a CDS encoding DUF4340 domain-containing protein produces MSDKRISFLGIVAAASVVLALVISQYANKTKPAASAMGSLVQGLDPAGIQKIIVKQGGKTVTLQHKGNEFVIAEKDGYPAATKVVNNLFTSSLDIKTVELYTEDEKNYADLGVTDADSQAMLTFYDAADKLITGFIIGKDSESGKGSLCYGRLVNDKKVYVLANVPWIRSEAVEYTNQDLIYIKKESIDWVTVTSPEGSYSLTADANGAVVKLKELPAGKKQKDSECQQVLGALSNLRFDDMMSEDKAKDLDFDRKFSLMKKDSTLISIEIAKKDSDTYIKCSVDFTDKTQVTKEQGVESADELKKKEAKLLAKESAMKLANATKGWVYKVPSYMGTNMTKPLADLVEDISKDANDVNTPKTAEQL; encoded by the coding sequence ATGAGTGATAAAAGAATATCATTTTTAGGTATTGTAGCGGCAGCTTCAGTTGTTCTTGCTTTGGTTATTTCACAATATGCCAACAAAACAAAGCCTGCCGCGTCAGCTATGGGTTCGCTTGTACAGGGGCTTGACCCGGCTGGTATTCAGAAAATCATTGTAAAGCAGGGCGGCAAAACCGTTACGCTTCAGCACAAAGGCAATGAATTTGTGATTGCTGAAAAGGATGGTTACCCCGCGGCAACGAAAGTGGTTAATAATTTGTTTACATCGTCGCTGGACATAAAGACCGTCGAGTTATACACCGAGGATGAGAAAAATTACGCAGACCTCGGCGTAACGGATGCCGACTCGCAGGCGATGCTTACGTTCTACGATGCAGCCGATAAACTTATCACCGGCTTTATCATCGGCAAGGATTCCGAATCGGGCAAAGGTAGTTTGTGCTATGGCAGACTTGTGAACGATAAGAAAGTTTATGTGCTGGCAAATGTTCCATGGATACGCAGCGAAGCGGTTGAATATACGAATCAGGATCTCATTTACATTAAGAAGGAAAGCATCGATTGGGTAACGGTTACTTCACCGGAAGGTTCGTATTCGCTGACCGCCGATGCCAACGGTGCCGTTGTAAAACTCAAGGAACTGCCTGCCGGCAAAAAACAGAAAGACAGCGAATGTCAGCAGGTACTCGGCGCTCTTTCAAATTTGAGATTCGACGATATGATGTCCGAAGACAAAGCGAAGGATTTGGACTTCGACCGCAAGTTCAGTCTTATGAAAAAGGATTCGACTCTGATTAGTATTGAAATTGCCAAAAAGGATTCCGATACATACATAAAATGCAGTGTTGACTTTACAGACAAAACGCAGGTAACAAAAGAGCAGGGCGTTGAGTCGGCCGATGAGCTTAAAAAGAAGGAAGCGAAACTGCTGGCCAAAGAAAGCGCGATGAAGCTTGCCAATGCAACCAAAGGCTGGGTCTATAAAGTGCCTTCATATATGGGAACGAATATGACAAAACCGCTGGCTGATTTGGTGGAGGATATCTCCAAAGACGCCAACGATGTTAACACTCCGAAAACTGCAGAACAATTATAA
- a CDS encoding Gldg family protein: MNGFWAVFKREFKSYFATPLAYVFLVVFLFFSAYLTFKGGFFEARQADMSAFFMNLPLLFVFLVPAAAMRLWAEEKKTGSIELLFTLPITIRQAALGKFIAAWAFLIAAILLTFPMIITVCYLGEPDIGLIIVGYLAAILMAGGFLAVGCFFSAISNNQVISFVLSVVACSILVFVGMPTTMNYLSTFLPAGAVTAISKMSFQEHFDSIQMGVLQFKDIAYFVILIAGWVASCIVALDENKTVRRYVAVVFVLVISFSFIGICQNVGKHLKADVTQQKIYSLSNGTKAILGKLNQPITMKLYYARTAAMKGPDQIRYFNNYYEFVKSLLMEYEAAGKGMVKLELIDPRPYSDDEVSAIRYGLKKFPITEEENFFFGLVVQTQFGVEKSIPVFSPNRQNFVEYDISYLIDTAITRQKKTVGVMSSLPVVGDDVTPYMARMMQMQGQTPAQPWGIVTQLKQQYEVKNIPTDVNKIEDVDLLLVVHPKDLPEPAQFAIDQFVLKGGRTIVCVDPYCVVDVPPSQQQMMQMQAQHDPSSSLDRLMVSWGLEMPKNTFAGDRELAVDASLRQGEPPQKIIGYLQMTSECFNKNVAISAELNQVDFLFSGVLNELTMTDEEKKETNIERTPLVMTTSRGNSWRVDNQFELMTPDMGSLMKKFTDGTQPVKMGYLVTGKFKSAFPKGIDIETDKPADANDPNSPKQNLHIAGLAQADANCAVAVFADVDFISDILAYRSSMFGMMIVGDNSAMIMNAIDDLSGSSELISMRSRGNFKRPFLVVDKIEAEADLQSAEKEDEINKKIEGFENDLRAVLGSAKEGQEELIESSILQKKKDLELKILEARKELQEIKKIKVQRKEQLGNKLRNFNMLAAPAVILIIAIVLGIYKGTRKRKYISHASDS; encoded by the coding sequence ATGAATGGTTTTTGGGCAGTATTTAAAAGGGAATTCAAATCGTATTTTGCGACGCCATTGGCGTACGTATTTCTGGTAGTGTTCCTGTTCTTCTCGGCTTATCTGACATTTAAGGGCGGATTCTTCGAGGCACGTCAGGCGGATATGTCGGCGTTCTTTATGAATCTTCCGCTTTTGTTTGTGTTTCTCGTGCCCGCCGCTGCGATGCGTCTTTGGGCTGAAGAGAAAAAGACCGGCTCAATCGAGTTGCTCTTTACGCTGCCGATAACGATTCGTCAGGCCGCACTCGGCAAGTTTATTGCCGCCTGGGCATTTCTGATTGCTGCTATTTTACTGACGTTCCCGATGATTATTACGGTATGCTATCTTGGCGAGCCGGACATTGGTTTGATTATCGTCGGATATTTGGCAGCGATTTTGATGGCCGGTGGATTTTTGGCTGTCGGCTGCTTCTTCTCGGCTATCAGCAATAATCAGGTCATTAGTTTTGTGCTTTCCGTTGTGGCGTGCAGTATTTTAGTATTCGTGGGAATGCCGACGACGATGAATTATCTTTCGACATTCCTGCCTGCCGGCGCGGTAACCGCGATAAGCAAAATGAGTTTTCAGGAGCATTTCGATTCGATACAGATGGGCGTGCTGCAATTCAAGGATATCGCGTATTTTGTGATTCTTATTGCCGGCTGGGTCGCCTCGTGTATTGTTGCCCTTGACGAAAATAAAACCGTCAGACGATATGTCGCGGTTGTGTTTGTGCTGGTTATTAGTTTCAGTTTCATAGGCATTTGCCAGAATGTCGGTAAGCATCTGAAAGCCGACGTTACACAGCAGAAGATTTACAGTTTGTCGAACGGTACGAAAGCGATTCTGGGTAAGCTGAATCAGCCGATAACGATGAAGCTTTATTACGCCAGGACAGCCGCGATGAAAGGCCCCGACCAGATTCGCTATTTCAATAATTATTATGAATTTGTAAAATCGCTATTGATGGAATACGAAGCGGCCGGCAAAGGAATGGTAAAGCTGGAGCTTATCGACCCGCGTCCGTATTCGGATGACGAAGTCTCGGCGATTCGCTACGGCCTGAAAAAATTCCCAATCACAGAAGAGGAAAATTTCTTCTTCGGTCTTGTCGTCCAGACGCAGTTCGGCGTTGAAAAATCTATTCCGGTATTCTCGCCCAACAGGCAGAATTTCGTTGAGTATGATATAAGTTATTTGATTGATACGGCCATTACCCGCCAGAAAAAAACTGTCGGCGTTATGAGTTCTCTGCCGGTTGTCGGCGACGATGTAACGCCTTATATGGCTCGAATGATGCAGATGCAGGGGCAAACTCCCGCCCAGCCGTGGGGCATTGTTACACAGCTCAAACAGCAGTATGAAGTGAAGAATATCCCGACCGATGTGAATAAAATTGAGGACGTTGATTTACTGCTGGTCGTTCATCCAAAAGATTTGCCCGAGCCGGCACAGTTCGCAATCGACCAGTTTGTGCTTAAAGGCGGCAGAACGATAGTTTGCGTTGACCCGTATTGTGTTGTCGATGTGCCTCCTTCGCAGCAGCAGATGATGCAGATGCAGGCACAGCACGACCCGTCATCGTCACTTGACAGATTGATGGTTAGCTGGGGACTGGAGATGCCGAAGAACACGTTCGCCGGCGACAGGGAACTTGCTGTTGACGCTTCGTTAAGACAGGGCGAACCGCCGCAGAAGATTATCGGTTATTTGCAGATGACTTCGGAATGTTTTAATAAGAACGTCGCGATTTCAGCCGAGTTGAATCAGGTTGATTTCCTGTTCAGCGGCGTGCTGAATGAGCTGACAATGACTGACGAAGAAAAGAAGGAAACGAATATTGAAAGAACGCCGCTGGTTATGACGACATCGCGCGGTAATAGCTGGCGTGTCGATAATCAGTTTGAGCTTATGACGCCGGATATGGGTTCGCTGATGAAGAAATTCACAGATGGAACGCAGCCGGTGAAGATGGGTTATCTTGTAACTGGAAAATTCAAGAGCGCATTCCCGAAAGGCATTGATATCGAAACCGACAAGCCCGCTGACGCCAACGACCCCAATAGCCCCAAGCAGAATCTGCACATTGCCGGCCTTGCGCAGGCGGACGCGAACTGTGCGGTAGCGGTTTTTGCCGATGTCGATTTCATCAGCGATATTCTTGCGTACAGGAGTTCAATGTTTGGCATGATGATTGTCGGCGACAACAGCGCAATGATAATGAACGCGATAGACGATTTGAGCGGTTCAAGCGAACTGATTTCGATGCGTTCCAGAGGCAATTTCAAGCGACCGTTCCTCGTCGTTGACAAAATCGAAGCCGAGGCCGATTTGCAGTCCGCTGAAAAGGAAGACGAAATCAATAAGAAAATTGAAGGCTTTGAAAACGACTTAAGGGCAGTGCTCGGTTCGGCCAAAGAAGGCCAGGAAGAACTGATTGAAAGTTCGATTCTGCAAAAGAAGAAAGACCTTGAACTGAAAATTCTTGAGGCACGCAAAGAGCTTCAGGAAATCAAGAAAATAAAAGTACAGCGTAAAGAACAGCTTGGCAATAAACTGCGGAATTTCAATATGCTCGCCGCACCGGCTGTGATTCTGATAATCGCGATTGTGCTCGGCATTTACAAAGGCACAAGGAAACGCAAATATATCAGCCACGCAAGCGATTCATAA
- a CDS encoding ATP-binding cassette domain-containing protein → MIKIKDLRKTFGPIIAVDGVSFDVAKGQVLGFLGPNGAGKSTVMRMLSCFLPPDGGTAEVCGFDIIKNPISVRNNIGYLAENVPAYSDMAVGAFLNFICDARGLCGKARKEALDKTVAMCHIESVYHQTIETLSKGYKRRVGLAQALIHNPPVLIMDEPTDGLDPNQKHEVRQLIANMAKEKCIVVSTHILEEVEAVCDRAIIIAKGKILADSTPAKLKEEYHGTLDEVFRKITKVA, encoded by the coding sequence ATGATAAAGATTAAGGATTTGCGTAAGACTTTCGGGCCAATTATCGCAGTTGACGGAGTATCATTTGATGTCGCCAAAGGGCAGGTGCTGGGCTTCCTGGGACCCAACGGCGCGGGAAAAAGCACGGTAATGAGAATGTTGTCCTGCTTTTTACCGCCGGATGGCGGAACTGCCGAGGTTTGCGGCTTTGACATCATCAAAAATCCAATCTCGGTGCGGAATAATATCGGGTATCTGGCTGAAAACGTCCCGGCTTACAGCGATATGGCGGTCGGCGCGTTTTTGAATTTCATTTGTGATGCTCGCGGTCTGTGCGGCAAGGCTCGCAAAGAGGCGCTGGACAAAACCGTCGCGATGTGTCATATCGAATCGGTATATCATCAGACAATCGAAACACTCTCAAAAGGGTACAAACGCAGAGTCGGCCTTGCGCAGGCTCTTATTCACAATCCGCCGGTTTTGATTATGGACGAACCGACAGACGGCCTTGACCCCAACCAGAAGCACGAGGTTCGTCAACTTATCGCGAATATGGCAAAAGAAAAATGTATCGTTGTTTCAACGCACATTCTTGAAGAAGTCGAAGCCGTTTGCGACAGGGCGATTATCATCGCCAAAGGAAAAATTCTCGCAGACTCCACGCCGGCGAAATTGAAAGAAGAGTATCACGGCACGCTGGACGAAGTCTTTAGAAAGATTACGAAAGTAGCTTAA